From Spirochaetota bacterium:
GGAGTCCTGAAGATCATCGAAAAGACCGGGCTCCAGGTCGACTTCATCACCGGCACGAGCATGGGGAGCATCGTGGGCGGGCTCTACGCGTCGGGCTACACCGCCGACATGCTGGAGCAGCTGGTCCTGAACATGGACTGGGACGCGATGCTGGCCGACGAGATCTCCCGCCGGAGCACCTCCATAGAGGAAAAGGGGGAACATGACAAGTACATCACCTCCTTCCAGATAGCGAAGAAGGGGATCATGCTCCCCACGGGATTCAAGCGGGGACAGCGGCTCACCACCATGATGTCCCAGCTGACCCAGCACGTAAAGGATATAAGCGATTTCGACAAGCTCCCCATCCCGTTCCGCTGCATCGGCACCAACATCGTGACCGGCGAGGCCTACGTGCTCAAGAAAGGCTCGCTTTCGGAGGCGATGCGCGCCAGCATGGCCATCCCGACAATATTCACTCCCATCGAGATCGACGGCCATCTCCTGGTCGACGGCGGCGTCATCAGGAATCTTCCGGTATCAGACGCCCTCGCCATGGGCGCAGATATCGTCATCGCCGTGGACGTCGGGGCCCCGCTGTACAAGAAAGATGAAATAACATCGGTCATCCAGATCATGGACCAGTCCATCAGCTTTCTCGGGTACCGATCGACCAAAAAGGAGCGGAACCTCGCCGATGTCCTCATCATGCCCGACATCAAGGGCTTCAGCTCGAGCGATTTCAACAAGGGGCGGGAGCTGATCACCGTCGGCGAGGAGGCCGGCCGCCTCATGATCCCGGAGCTTGAGGCGCTGGTGGAACAGCAGAACAGGTACCCGGAGGACCTGCGAACGCCGACTTTTCCCATCTCGATATTAAGGAAGCTTGATCTGACCGACATCAAGGTGACGCAGAAGCTGAAGATCACCGGCATAGACATCAGGGGGCTCAACCACGTATCGCGCAACCTGGTGCTGGGAAAGCTCAACCTCACGCCGCCCGCACTGGTCACCGGCGATACCCTGGTCGAGGCCATAGACCGGGTCTACGCGAGCGGCTTCTTCCAGCGGGTCACCTACGAGATCGAGCCGGCCGGGGGAGACGGCGTGACCCTCATCATCCGTGTCATCGAGCTGTCAGGCATATTTCTCAAGGTGGGCCTGAGCTACGATTCGGACATGAGCGCCTCCGTATTGCTGAACATGACCCTCCGGAACCTGGCGGGCAAGGGATCGAAGATATCCATCGACGCCCGACTGAGCCAGTACCCCGGCGTGGTGGTTTCCTATTTCATTCACACGGGACTGCGGAAGCCGGGGATCGGGTTCGGCGTGAAATTCCATTATGACCAGTATTCCATGAATACGTACAAGGGGGGCGACATCCTGTCGAGCTACAAGTACCACAACTACGGCCCGGACCTCGTGGTTCAGACGGTCATTCTCCAGTATATCGCCATCGGCGTCGGCGTTCAGAAGGATTTCACCAACATAACGGCCCATGTGGCGCCAAGCGACCCGAGCCAGAAGGACATCGAGAGCCTGAACCTCTACGCCTACCTGATGATCGACACCCTTGACAAGACCTTCTATCCCACGTCGGGCTACCAGTTCTACGGCGAGGTTAAATACTTCAGCGATTACCTGCGCATGATAAAGCACACCGCGACCTACA
This genomic window contains:
- a CDS encoding patatin-like phospholipase family protein, coding for MSKTSKTYMATIPLLLIGLMAGFSASASAQIDKNKLFSHYKKRPKIALVLSGGGAKGIAHVGVLKIIEKTGLQVDFITGTSMGSIVGGLYASGYTADMLEQLVLNMDWDAMLADEISRRSTSIEEKGEHDKYITSFQIAKKGIMLPTGFKRGQRLTTMMSQLTQHVKDISDFDKLPIPFRCIGTNIVTGEAYVLKKGSLSEAMRASMAIPTIFTPIEIDGHLLVDGGVIRNLPVSDALAMGADIVIAVDVGAPLYKKDEITSVIQIMDQSISFLGYRSTKKERNLADVLIMPDIKGFSSSDFNKGRELITVGEEAGRLMIPELEALVEQQNRYPEDLRTPTFPISILRKLDLTDIKVTQKLKITGIDIRGLNHVSRNLVLGKLNLTPPALVTGDTLVEAIDRVYASGFFQRVTYEIEPAGGDGVTLIIRVIELSGIFLKVGLSYDSDMSASVLLNMTLRNLAGKGSKISIDARLSQYPGVVVSYFIHTGLRKPGIGFGVKFHYDQYSMNTYKGGDILSSYKYHNYGPDLVVQTVILQYIAIGVGVQKDFTNITAHVAPSDPSQKDIESLNLYAYLMIDTLDKTFYPTSGYQFYGEVKYFSDYLRMIKHTATYKNFYKYTVKMKGYIPFHRRFAMFLGLTGAFILAKEPYYVAYDFKEGDWGIYRRTIPFIYENYFGGLNTYTTGCFPFTGLNFMQIYGKNVLVGDVGFQIEFYKDFFLILRGSVGRVKEKFINLFREHNTVYEQYYSYYIPIKHHLKNDLKYGYGLTLGYNSIIGPVEITLMRGSESRKFLVLANIGYRF